Proteins encoded in a region of the Pseudomonas viciae genome:
- a CDS encoding putative bifunctional diguanylate cyclase/phosphodiesterase, whose protein sequence is MSTPVEPLRLLLLAETPEWSAILRECLAPMGPSVVLISAPSWDSVSSLFEDNRHAVLLTIAALQPAPGRCRLPTVLLLEHEPSTPPDGVSDWLVRDVLDGPTLRRCLRHVRERGVLENTLQRLAEQDPLTGIANRQGFQTLLAARLAENEGRGLALGHLDLDNFRHANDALGHQAGDRLILQVVSRLKGSLEAGDQLARLGSDEFALLIDTRRAPQRAEWMAERITEAMAEPYWVDGESLLIGCSLGIAHARAQAGADPLMWHAHIAMQQAKSTQGCTFHIFNERINRNARSLADLESELRRALRRDELELHYQPRLDLDGGHIVGLEALVRWRHGERGLLPPSEFVPLAEQSGLIVPLGYWVISRALRDMQALRERGLAPLHMAVNLSFRQFQDSQLLPTLSRLIAERGVEAQWLEFELTETAVMRRSELVKQTMDALGRLGVRFSLDDFGTGFSSFVHLNSLPIALLKIDKSFVGGMEQREENRKLVHAMINLAHNLNLEVVAEGVETREQLDLLRGFGCDQVQGFLISKPLPLPELVQYLTFDGDQSAREVVS, encoded by the coding sequence TTGTCTACGCCTGTCGAACCCTTGCGTTTGCTGCTATTGGCCGAAACGCCTGAGTGGTCAGCGATATTGCGCGAGTGCCTGGCGCCCATGGGGCCGTCGGTCGTGCTGATCAGCGCCCCGAGCTGGGACTCGGTCAGCAGCCTGTTCGAAGACAACCGTCACGCGGTACTGCTGACGATTGCGGCGTTGCAACCGGCGCCAGGCCGCTGCCGCTTGCCGACAGTCCTGCTGCTTGAGCATGAACCCTCGACGCCACCCGATGGCGTCAGCGACTGGCTGGTGCGTGATGTACTCGACGGGCCGACCCTGCGTCGTTGCCTGCGCCATGTGCGTGAGCGCGGGGTGCTGGAAAACACGCTGCAGCGCCTCGCTGAGCAGGATCCGTTGACTGGCATCGCCAATCGCCAGGGTTTCCAGACTTTGCTGGCGGCACGCCTGGCTGAAAACGAAGGTCGCGGCCTGGCACTCGGTCACCTGGACCTGGACAACTTCCGTCACGCCAACGATGCCCTCGGCCACCAGGCCGGTGACCGTTTGATTTTGCAGGTGGTATCGCGGCTCAAAGGGTCACTTGAGGCGGGCGATCAACTGGCCCGGTTGGGCAGCGATGAATTCGCCTTGCTCATCGACACCCGCCGTGCCCCGCAGCGGGCCGAATGGATGGCTGAGCGCATCACCGAAGCCATGGCCGAACCTTATTGGGTAGATGGCGAAAGCCTGTTGATCGGTTGCAGCCTGGGCATCGCTCACGCCCGTGCCCAGGCCGGCGCGGACCCGCTGATGTGGCACGCGCATATCGCCATGCAGCAGGCCAAGAGCACCCAAGGCTGCACCTTCCATATCTTCAATGAGCGCATCAACCGTAACGCCCGTAGCCTCGCCGATCTGGAAAGCGAACTGCGCCGGGCGCTGCGTCGCGATGAACTGGAGCTGCATTACCAGCCCCGGCTGGACCTCGATGGCGGCCACATCGTCGGCCTCGAAGCCCTGGTGCGCTGGCGTCACGGCGAACGCGGGCTGCTGCCGCCAAGTGAGTTCGTGCCGCTGGCCGAACAGAGTGGCCTGATCGTGCCGCTGGGCTACTGGGTGATTTCCCGGGCGTTGCGCGACATGCAGGCCCTGCGCGAGCGGGGGCTGGCGCCGTTGCACATGGCGGTCAACCTGTCGTTCCGGCAGTTCCAGGACAGCCAGCTACTGCCGACCCTGAGCCGGCTGATTGCCGAGCGGGGAGTCGAGGCCCAGTGGCTGGAATTCGAACTCACCGAAACCGCCGTCATGCGCCGCAGCGAACTGGTCAAACAGACCATGGATGCCTTGGGTCGCTTGGGGGTGCGCTTCTCCCTGGACGACTTCGGCACCGGATTCTCCTCGTTCGTGCACCTCAACAGCCTGCCCATCGCGCTGCTCAAGATCGACAAGAGCTTTGTCGGCGGCATGGAGCAGCGCGAAGAGAACCGCAAACTGGTGCATGCGATGATCAACCTCGCGCACAACCTCAACCTGGAAGTGGTGGCCGAAGGCGTGGAAACCCGGGAACAGCTGGATTTGCTACGTGGCTTCGGGTGCGATCAGGTGCAGGGTTTTTTGATCAGCAAGCCCTTGCCGTTGCCTGAGCTGGTGCAATACCTGACGTTTGATGGCGATCAATCAGCGAGGGAAGTTGTGAGCTAA